A window of the Canis aureus isolate CA01 chromosome 29, VMU_Caureus_v.1.0, whole genome shotgun sequence genome harbors these coding sequences:
- the UROS gene encoding uroporphyrinogen-III synthase isoform X4: protein MKVLLLKDPKEDDCGQDPYIRELGLYGFEATLIPVLSFEFLSLPSFSEKLSHPEGYGGLIFTSPRAVEAAELCLEKDNKTEVWKHSLKEKWNAKTVYVVGNATASLVNKIGLDAEGANCGNAEKLAEYICSRESPALPLLFPCGTVKGEILPQMLKDRGIPMESITVYQKVPHPGIQVNLNSYYAKQGIPASITFFSPSGLAYSLKHIQELSGDNIDRIKVRKQDQRG from the exons ATGAAGGTTCTTTTACTGAAAGACCCTAAAGAGGATGACTGTGGCCAAGATCCATACATCAGG GAATTAGGATTATATGGATTTGAAGCCACTCTGATCCCTGTTTTATCATTTGAGTTTTTGTCTCTTCCCAGTTTTTCTGAGAAG CTGTCTCATCCCGAAGGCTATGGGGGACTCATTTTTACCAGCCCCAGAGCAGTGGAAGCAGCGGAGCTGTGtttggagaaagacaataaaaCTGAAG TCTGGAAGCattctctgaaagaaaaatggaacGCTAAGACAGTGTATGTGGTTGGAAATGCTACTGCTTCTCTAG tGAATAAAATCGGCCTAGATGCAGAAGGAGCAAACTGTGGAAATGCAGAAAAGCTTGCAGAATACATTTGTTCCC GGGAGTCACCAGCATTGCCTCTTCTGTTTCCCTGTGGAACCGTCAAAGGAGAAATCCTGCCCCAGATGCTCAAGGACAGAG GGATTCCCATGGAAAGCATCACTGTCTATCAGAAGGTCCCACACCCGGGAATCCAAGTGAACCTCAACAGCTACTATGCTAAGCAG GGCATCCCGGCCAGCATCACATTTTTCAGTCCCTCTGGCCTTGCGTACAGCCTCAAGCATATTCAGGAGTTATCTGGTGACAACATTGATCGAATTAAG
- the UROS gene encoding uroporphyrinogen-III synthase isoform X5, which translates to MKVLLLKDPKEDDCGQDPYIRELGLYGFEATLIPVLSFEFLSLPSFSEKLSHPEGYGGLIFTSPRAVEAAELCLEKDNKTEVWKHSLKEKWNAKTVYVVGNATASLVNKIGLDAEGANCGNAEKLAEYICSRESPALPLLFPCGTVKGEILPQMLKDRGIPMESITVYQKVPHPGIQVNLNSYYAKQGIPASITFFSPSGLAYSLKHIQELSGDNIDRIKSFPWP; encoded by the exons ATGAAGGTTCTTTTACTGAAAGACCCTAAAGAGGATGACTGTGGCCAAGATCCATACATCAGG GAATTAGGATTATATGGATTTGAAGCCACTCTGATCCCTGTTTTATCATTTGAGTTTTTGTCTCTTCCCAGTTTTTCTGAGAAG CTGTCTCATCCCGAAGGCTATGGGGGACTCATTTTTACCAGCCCCAGAGCAGTGGAAGCAGCGGAGCTGTGtttggagaaagacaataaaaCTGAAG TCTGGAAGCattctctgaaagaaaaatggaacGCTAAGACAGTGTATGTGGTTGGAAATGCTACTGCTTCTCTAG tGAATAAAATCGGCCTAGATGCAGAAGGAGCAAACTGTGGAAATGCAGAAAAGCTTGCAGAATACATTTGTTCCC GGGAGTCACCAGCATTGCCTCTTCTGTTTCCCTGTGGAACCGTCAAAGGAGAAATCCTGCCCCAGATGCTCAAGGACAGAG GGATTCCCATGGAAAGCATCACTGTCTATCAGAAGGTCCCACACCCGGGAATCCAAGTGAACCTCAACAGCTACTATGCTAAGCAG GGCATCCCGGCCAGCATCACATTTTTCAGTCCCTCTGGCCTTGCGTACAGCCTCAAGCATATTCAGGAGTTATCTGGTGACAACATTGATCGAATTAAG